The following DNA comes from Halorhabdus tiamatea SARL4B.
GCCCGGATCAGGTAGATATCCTGGATACTGGAACGTGATGTCCTCTCGGGTGAGTTCGTCGCTTTCGACGAACTCCAGATCAACCCCATACAGAGCGTAGTTCCGTTCGATCGCTTCGATGAGCGCCACGTTGTTCGTGTTGTTAATCTCGAACGGCGAGCCGTTCGCGGGCCAACTCTCGTTTCGGACGTAATCGACTTCGACCGTCAATTGGGTCTGTGCTTCGGGGGTTGATGCCTCGCTAGTCGGATCCGTATCCCAGTGCAATTCGCCGACGTGGACGTTCGAGTGATACTTCGGCCCGTTGTCGGTCAGCTGTGCACCCGGATCGTCGTCATCCACCTCGTGAATACCAACCTGCTCGTCGACGCGTTCGTCAGCACCGCTAGTGCCGTTGCCCGACTGTAAGTGCTCCCGATAGAGGATCACGTTGTCCGAATACCCGACACCGTGAACGCCGACCAGCCATTCATGGACCATCACTGTCAAAATATACATGAACACCCTGGCAGGCATCTTCAATATAGGGGAGTTGACACGTCTCGATAATCTGGACAGAGTGTCACATGCATTTCCCAGTCTCGTTGTGCCGTGGATAGGGGAACGGCGGATCGAGTTCTTCTAGTGGGCCCACAGTATAGGCGTATACCTGAGATTCGTTCTGCCAAACCCCAACATTCTGGTATATTTGGCCATACGTTCTGAATCGAGGATGGTCGATGACAATATATTTTGGAATAGATTGTGAACGAATAGACACTGTTTCGTGGTCGGTCGGTGTTTCGAAATCCCCGACGATGGTCGAATTGAGAACCGTTCCGTTCAAACCGTACAAGCACAACGTGACGTCGTGAAAGGTAGTGGGCTTGAGAGACTGATTTGGCGGCGCTTTGAAGCGAACTGTCCCGCGGTAGTAGAAGCCGGACTCGTTCGCATAATACGCTTCGATATCACCAAATCGGACATGCCCATCGACGGGTCCATCTTCGGTACCTGTTGTTGTAGTATTCGCGGTTTCTAGGGTACTGCATCCGGAAAATACACCACTTGTGATCAGTAGGATCACTATTGCAATTGTTTTCCTCATCGGTTTGTCGAATTTGTAGAGACTGTGAACAGTTCCTCGATGCTGAATCCTGTGTACGTTGTATTTGTTGGCGGAAGGAATATCCATGTTGAATGTCCACCACTCATCACACTCCATTCCTCTTTTGCTTGACCAAATCTATCGTAGACCTGCTCTGTAGTCGAATCTCTCCTTCCGCCACTATACACTTCTGTCCAGCAACAGTCGTCGTCGGCTTCGCCAGTCCGAAGGTGGTGGCCGATCTCGTGGACGGCAGTCTTCGTGGTGAGAACGCGCAAGCGTTCGCTCCGGTTGAGCGAGAACCGCGAGGGGACATCGCTCGGATTGTGCTCGTCAGTAAAGACGGCCAGCCAATGGGTATGCGTGCGATTACCTGAATGCCTGCGGACGCCACCGCCATACCGGGTGAGAGGACCGGTAGAATCGGGGCCAACGGCCATGTAAACGGCATCAGTTTGATGGAACTCATCGGACAGGTGATAAATATTTGACCTATTCCATGGTGGCGAATGATCGTAATAGGTGTGGCTACTCACTGGCCCGATTGTCGTCGTATCGTACCCTTCTAAATCGTCGTTGGTGACAGTATCCATATAGCGATCTTCGACGAAATCGATATTTATGCCATACAGCGCGTAGTTATCACTGATTGCTTCTCGCCACTCTTCGGATCGAACTGACTCCGGGACATCCTCGTGATAGTCGACTTCGATGCGGACCGTCGGGTCGGGCGTCTCGGCGGCTGACCCGTCGTTCGGATCGGTTCCCCACTGCAACTCGCCGACGTGAACGTTCGAATGGTCCGGCGTCCCGTCGCCATTGATGTCGGTACTGAGAGCCGAGGGGGCCGCTGAAGCGTTGTGGAAATCAACCTGTTGTTGAACGATTTCGTCGCCAGTGACGCCACCACCGTTTTGGAGGTTCTCCCGATACAGGATCACGTTATCCGAGTAGTTGACCCCATAGACGCCGATCCAGCCGTCCCAGTAGCCGTCATCGTCCGTGTCAGGATCCAATGGATCAGTATCGACCGACTCGTCTCGAGCAAGGGTCTGTCGATTGCCTTCGGTCAGATACCGTGCTTCCTGGCCGTCCGTGAGTCCATCGTCGTCGGTGTCGGGATCCCACGGATCCGTCCCGGTGGCGATCTCATCGCCGTTCGAGAAGAACGTATCCGAACGCGTCGTCCCATCTAAAGCGATAAATAGCAACCGCTCTCTGGCTTCCCGAGGCCCTAATCGATCATCCGATTCGAGGGGGATCGACCCGTTCGTGACGAAATCAAAATCCGCAGTCTTGTCCGTGTACGCCTCCTCGAGGGGCAACCCGACGTTGTGCTTTGCCGCCGAGGACGAGCCGTACCCGTCCTCGATCAATCGCTCGACACCACCCGCTATTCCATACGTCACGGGATCCCGTGGATCCGTATGCGTCTCTTCTTTCTCTTCGGCATCCGTCAGTCCGTCGCCGTCCGTATCTTTCAGCATGGGATTGGACGTGACGGTGATATTAGCGTCCGGATTCTCCTCGACACTGCCGGCCCACCGGTAGGGCTGGCCGCTCTCGTTGATCACCGAGATGTTCCAGCCGTCGGCCTCCGAGTTGTTGTCCAGAGAGACTTCCTCGTGATCCTCGAGACCATCACCGTCCGAATCGGCGAGCGTCGGATTGGATCGTAGCTCGAAGTACGAGACGATGTACTCGTGCTCGAGGTCGTTGACGACGAAGTCGATCGGGTATTCTCTGTACTCCTCGGCCTCTTCGCCGTCCGCGAGTTCGTCGCCGTCAGTGTGCTTGTCGGTCGCATTGGTCGGAAGCCGGCGGAGATCCGAGCCAGTGTGACCAATCGGCAGTCCGTTTTCTTCGAGGACATCCGGCAGTCCGTCGCCGTCGGTGTCTTTCGGCTCGACCTCTTCGGCGACCCGCGAGAAGACGTTCGGCAAGTCCGAGGCGTCGTCGACGTAATTGTACGTCCCATTGGTGATCGATGCGATATCCGAGAGTTTGTTCCCGTCGGCACCGCCGAACCCAATCGTGTGGATCGTGATATTCCGGTCGGCAGCCGTCCGTGCCTGAGCCCGGCCGCCCGAGCCCTGGCCGTCGGTCAACAGGATCGCGACCTTCGCTCGCGTGTTGTTGCTCGCACTCGCGAAGTGCTGGTTTGCCCGCGCGACGCCCGCGCCAATGTTCGTTCCACCGGCGGCGTCGAGGTTCTCGATCGTGACGTTGACCGCCCCGAAGTCCGTCGTCAACTGTTGGGCAACGTGGGCGTCGCCGTCGAAGTCAACGACGCCCGCCCGGTCGCCTGGAACGAGTGCGCCGACGAACTCTTTGGCCGCTTGCTTACGGAATTCCTGGGGATCGTTCCAGCCCATCGATCCTGAGGAGTCGATGATGAACTGGACGTCCACGGACTGGATCGTCTCCTCGCCGCCCGTCCCGTTCGACGGTCGCTCGGCGGTGACGTCGGTCGCCCAGTTCGAAATCGAGAAGACGGCAAAGGTCGAGAAGTGCTCTGTTTCGGCCGTCACTGTGTTGTTCTCGGCGTCGATCGTCGAGTTGATCGGGACGTAGAGTTGTTTCTCGGGGTCGTACGTGACGACTGCCAGATCCGACTCGTTGCTTGCGGCCGGCAGCGAATCGTCGTAGGAGATGGTGACGTTCGCCGATTCGAAGTCCTCCGTGGATTCGATCTCGACGATCTCCGAGACACTCATGTTCTCGACGCGGTCGCCCCCTGCGAAGCGCTCGGTCTCCTCGCCGACGGACACACCACCAGCCACGTTCCCCTCGCCAGTCAACTCGACATCGACGCCCAGACTCTCGTTGCCCGCCGTCGTCGTATACGTCTCGTTGCCGTCTTCGATACCGTCGTCGTCGGTGTCCGGATCGAGCGGATCCGTCTCGAACGGGTCGGTCGGTTCGACGCCATCGTCGAGGCCGTCGTCGTCAGTGTCGGCCTGCCACGGATCCGTCCCGTTGGCGAGTTCCTGGGGATCAGTCAGCCCGTCACCGTCGATGTCGGCATACTGGGGCGACGTCTCAGCGTCGTATTCCTCGGCGTTGGTCAAGCCATCGCCGTCGAGGTCCTCCTCGCCGTCAGGTGTACCGTCATCTGTGTCGGCGTCGAGTGGATCCGTCCCGATCACGAACTCCTCGAAGCCATCAGGTAGATCGTCACCGTCTGTATCAGCTTCGA
Coding sequences within:
- a CDS encoding VWA domain-containing protein; its protein translation is MSLNGGWGQLFAIVASLLMVISMLPAGVVAADTAAQNAGNAPSDGETALEEPTDGPPVILKAQAMERIENFSASSNQLESAKERARSRLNDSFAFYQDPTRIGDQHAFIRDAEVLRALTDFDGTNQSKRLDQIVELVTTADNRSARQVIRDAEYAFAATETDLGPGKTNSVEAHIDNARRQLARAERIRDRAGEQSGAQSIRTTARAVRTYGQAVNQAHTVLRMIDGEVGPEVTLTRRADPIRNGSERAQYTLVGNVTNPTGLDAVNVTATVNEDRTVDLPLRRGYANGTFAKTINLSERVNTIEITAVESDDGQQSNNGKQKGKKKRNNGNSDASSGQSQASRVVLRLDGDGLPDTYEANVTGTDPLDPDSDAPSTEVNEANNGTTDGNEDFDGDGLSTIRERELGTDPLEADTDGDDLPDGFEEFVIGTDPLDADTDDGTPDGEEDLDGDGLTNAEEYDAETSPQYADIDGDGLTDPQELANGTDPWQADTDDDGLDDGVEPTDPFETDPLDPDTDDDGIEDGNETYTTTAGNESLGVDVELTGEGNVAGGVSVGEETERFAGGDRVENMSVSEIVEIESTEDFESANVTISYDDSLPAASNESDLAVVTYDPEKQLYVPINSTIDAENNTVTAETEHFSTFAVFSISNWATDVTAERPSNGTGGEETIQSVDVQFIIDSSGSMGWNDPQEFRKQAAKEFVGALVPGDRAGVVDFDGDAHVAQQLTTDFGAVNVTIENLDAAGGTNIGAGVARANQHFASASNNTRAKVAILLTDGQGSGGRAQARTAADRNITIHTIGFGGADGNKLSDIASITNGTYNYVDDASDLPNVFSRVAEEVEPKDTDGDGLPDVLEENGLPIGHTGSDLRRLPTNATDKHTDGDELADGEEAEEYREYPIDFVVNDLEHEYIVSYFELRSNPTLADSDGDGLEDHEEVSLDNNSEADGWNISVINESGQPYRWAGSVEENPDANITVTSNPMLKDTDGDGLTDAEEKEETHTDPRDPVTYGIAGGVERLIEDGYGSSSAAKHNVGLPLEEAYTDKTADFDFVTNGSIPLESDDRLGPREARERLLFIALDGTTRSDTFFSNGDEIATGTDPWDPDTDDDGLTDGQEARYLTEGNRQTLARDESVDTDPLDPDTDDDGYWDGWIGVYGVNYSDNVILYRENLQNGGGVTGDEIVQQQVDFHNASAAPSALSTDINGDGTPDHSNVHVGELQWGTDPNDGSAAETPDPTVRIEVDYHEDVPESVRSEEWREAISDNYALYGINIDFVEDRYMDTVTNDDLEGYDTTTIGPVSSHTYYDHSPPWNRSNIYHLSDEFHQTDAVYMAVGPDSTGPLTRYGGGVRRHSGNRTHTHWLAVFTDEHNPSDVPSRFSLNRSERLRVLTTKTAVHEIGHHLRTGEADDDCCWTEVYSGGRRDSTTEQVYDRFGQAKEEWSVMSGGHSTWIFLPPTNTTYTGFSIEELFTVSTNSTNR